In Nostoc sphaeroides, the genomic window GCTGGATTTTGAGTTCAAACAGCAATCGATCATCTAAAGGCACAGCCCTAAAACCAGCTTCCACCTGCTTAATTCGTGCCAGTAAAGTGTGGTTAGAACGTTCTAGAATCAGCTTCACCTCCCCTTCGGGAGAGCGACGGCGACTACCTTCTTTGAGAACTCTAACCAAAACGCGATCGCCATTCCAAGCATTACTCAAATGACTTTCGCGGATGTAAATATCCTCAGCTCCTTCCACATCTTGAATAGCAAAGCAAAAACCTTTACTAGAACAACGGAGTTTTGCTTCGATTATTCCCTCTTCTGAGACACGGCGGTACTTGCCCCGTTCCTTCACTAAAATACCGATTTTTTCCAGAACATCTAAGGCAATGTGAAGTTTTTGTAAGCTTTTTTCATCTTCACAGCCAAGTTTCTTTTCTAAAACCTTCCGAGCTACCAATTTATCATCGGTGAAATTGGCAAGGAGTGTAGCGATTGAAAATTCCATGCAGTGAACCGACCTTTGGTCAAAACATCATTTTTGTTTAACAAAACAGAATTCAGGAGTCAGTCGCCAGAACTCAGAATTGAATTCTCTGTAACTTGCGGACAGCGCAGTGGTAGCGAGTCCGCAAGCGTCTGAATCAAGAGGTTTAAGTTTCCCACAAAAATTTTCTTGTTTTGTGGTCAACTTTTATAGTGGCGGGTCTCTCTTACAAAGTTGCTCCTTTTGGGGAGACCCCAAGACCGCACTTTGCGCTGAATTCCCCACTATATTTATTCTGAATTCTGAATTTTGAATTCTGAATTCTTCTTCAATCTGGTTCTTTTCTGTAGACCCTCACGGCTTACAGAAACAAGTTGGAAACGAATTGCCCTGAAGCAAGGCTTCCTAAGTTCTAAGGAAAGGAAGCCCGACCCCGCAAGAGCGATAAACTACTCCTGCAGTTGGGAGCAAAGGAAGGCGACCCACAGACAATGGGCGTCTACGAACTTCTCACTGCACGATGCTCTCAGAGTTCGCCTGCGTTCAAGTCTCTTCACCTAACCAAACTTAAGATTACACGCCTGATTAGGATTTAGCCCCGCTAGGTAATTACGCGACGGGTTTTTGAGAAGCTGGGTTTAGAGAATCCATACTGCCCAAAAGCGCTATGCAGGGGAGCCACTGCGGTCTTGGGGTTTCCCCAAGTGGAGGAGGCAGTGCGGTCTTGGGGTCTCCCCAAGTGGAGCAACTGCCGTCAAGTGGCGTGGAAACTACAGGTGTTTGATTGTCTAGAGTGAAGGTAATTTTACGACATTAGACTCTGATTTTGAACTAGGCGGAACTGCCGTGAACCCAATTTTCCCACATGTAGAATCGGTAACAATTAGGTGAGCAGGTTAATAAGCAGTGAGGGCGAACCTTATCTCCATTATTGTAGATTTAGAGCGCACTTCCAGAAAATACTTCTAGATATCGAGTTGGGTAATCAGTATAGCATTGCAGGCAAGACTACCCAGATAAGTTAGCACTAGCCAAAAATTCCGTCAAAAAAGAGCTACTGCTACAATTGGAACACGAGACAAAGCAAGAATATCACCTTGATAGAGAATTATGCTTACTCATAGCCTGCCAAGAAAGTGATTACACATACTAAGCAATTAAAAATGTCTAGCGTCTTGTAGAGAATAAATGCAATATTGGCAGGCATTCTGGGTATCGAGTCGATGTAAATTAAAGTAAGGGCTGTTTACCTCGCTTGAACATACAGGTAGGATCAACCCCGTTATTAAAAATATTTAGATTGGTAGCAGTATTATGTTGGCTCAATTCCAGAGCTTGTATCCCCAAGGCAGTCTGATTTCTGAATTAGTGCAAATTTTTCAAGGAAAATATATTGTCCGGGCAAGCGTACAAATAGAAGGCGTAACCCGTGCTACGGGTATGGCAGCAGCAGAAACAGTAGAAGCAGCAGAAGACCAAGCCAGAACCAGGGCGTTAATAGTTTTGGGTATTACAAATGCACCACAGCAATCAGTGGCATTTAGCTCAAATCCAATTCCCCCAGCGCAGCTAAACCCTTCCTTGAATACCAAAGGTGGATTAGATGAGTCTGCTGCCTATTCCTCTGCAAAAGATGAGGATTTTGTTGGTAGTCAATGGCCAATGGTCAGCGACAAAGAAATATCGATACCGCCCTCTAAAGTACGGAACATCAAACCAGAAGTAGTAACAAACATTAACGAACAGTACGGCTACAACAGTGGTGCGCCCCTACCAAGCGATAGCTATAGCCAGGATTTTGGTCAAAACTTTCCTGCTACAGGCAACAAGGAGCTAGAATTTGATCCTCCAGTGGAAAACTTGGAAATAACCTTTGATAACCAGGTGGAAAATCAAACCTTTCCACCAATTTCTGCCAATAATGTCACACCATTTACACCTCGGAGTTACAGCCCTCAAGAGGATGTCGCCACCCCGTCAGTGACAGGAAAGAGAAAGAAGAAAGCTGAACCCGTGGATTTATCGGATGTAATTGCTAAAACAGATGTCGAACTTCAGCGTTTAGGCTGGACACCAGAACAGGGACGAGAATATCTGATAGAAACTTATGGTAAGCGGGGGCGTACTTTGCTAAGTGAAGAACAATTACATGGATTCCTCAAATACTTACAATCTCAGCCAGACCCAATAGCGGGATTTTGATTAGTCATTAGTCATTAGTCATTAGTCATTTGTAAGGACTAATAGACCTCTTGCATAAGTCTATCCCCTTTTGCACATCCCGTGAAAAGTCAGGTTGAGCGATCGCATTTGCTTGTTTGGAAGAAGGTATTGGCTAAGACTGATGTTGAAATAGAGCGTTTAGGCTGGACACCAGAACAGGGACGGGAGCATCTAATTAAAACTTATGGGAAGCGATGCCTTCTTTAGTGACCGATGTTTTGCTCTGCTCAATGTGACAATTTAAGCATTTATGCAAGAGGTCTAATGAAATAGCTCTGACTCCTAACTCACAAATTCCAATTGCGGCGGAAATGGAAGACGCCTTCTAAAAACTCTTGCAAAGCAATATTGCTATTTAACCTTTGCTTACTCCACTCTCTTGCAGCTTGTTCCAGAATTTCTGAAAAACTCGGATAGACGGGAGATAAATTTGCTAAATCTTTGACTTTAATTTTTTGGGAAATTGCCAAGGCAATCAAATTAATCAACTCTCCAGCTTCTGCCCCCAATATCGCAGCTCCCAAAATTTTGCCATTGCGTAGCACAATTAATTTACACATACCAGTGGTTTCGTCCCGAAGTTGGGCTGCTGCCACTGTTTTAAAATATTGTCGCAAAACTAAAACTTCATCTCGACCAAATTGGCGTTTTGCCTGTGCCTCTGTTAAACCCACTTGCGCCACCATCGGCACAGAAAACATTGCCCAAGGAATGAAGCGATAATCTACTTGTAACCTGGGGAAAAAGAGGGCATTGTTCAGGGCAATTTTTGCTTCATAATTAGCGATATTGGCAAAGTCGTAACCACCAATTACATCACCACAGGCGTAAATGCGATGGTTAGTGGTTTGCAGTTTATCATTCACTACCAAGCTACGCCGATGCCATTTCACATTTACTGTTGCCAAATTTAGAGATTCAAGATTTGGCTGTTGTCCAGTTGCTACTAAAATCTCATCAGTTTCAATAGCTTTATCTCCTGCTTGAATCCACTTTTTATCCTCAATTAGCCTCACCTGAGTCACTGGTTTATCGGTGAGGACGCGCACACCTTCGACTTCTAACTGTGCCTGAAGCAATATAGCTATTTCAGGGTCAATATTGGGTAAAACATAAGGATGCTTGACTACCAGCGTCACACTGCAACCAAACCGGGCTAAAGTTTGAGCAATTTCAATGCTTTGGGGAATTCCGCCGATAATTACCCAATCTTGGGGTAATTTCCCTCTCTGTAAGGATTGCCAAATATTAGATAGGGTTAGGTAGCCAGTGGCTTGCAATCCTTCAATATCTGGAATTTCTGGACGCGAACCACTAGCTAGCAAATAGGTACGGGCGCGTAATAGGCGATTATTAACGGCAAAAGCTAGTTGTGGTGAAGATTGAAATTGACCACTGCCAACAATAACATCGACTCCCTGCGCGGCTAGGATGGCTGGAGAATGCTGTTCTTTGAGATTTGAGGCGACGCATTGAGCATACAGCATAGCTTCTTGCCATGCCATAGATATGTGGCATTCTTCTGAAGTATCAGTGTGTGTGGCATGAATACCAAAACTAGCGGCATCATTCAACTTCTGCGCCAGTTTCCCGATTTCGGTAAGAGCATGGTGATTAGTAAACCCGTAGTCTACTTTAGGTTCCACCAGAGCAACTGTAGCATGTAGTTGGGTTGCAGCAAGAGCAGCGTAGTATCCAGCAAGACTGCCGCCAATAATTACAACATCGTAGTCAACGGTCACGGGAATTAAGAGTTAGGAGTTAGGAGTTAGGAGTTAGGAGTTAGGAGTTAGGAGTTTGGAGTTTGGAGTTTGGAGTTAAGAGTTAAGAGTTTGGAGTTAGGAGTTAGGAGTTAGGAGTTTGGAGTTTGGAGTTTGGAGTTTGGAGTTTGGAGTTAAAACCCTTCTTCAATTTATAACTCCTAACTTATAACTTATAACTCCTAACTCCTAACTCTCTTTTAACGCTGTTAGTAAACGTTGGTTATCGGAGTCGGAACGTACAGCAACCCGGAAAAAGCGATCGCCTAGTTCTTTAAAACTAAGGCAATCGCGGATTAAAATCTGGTGATGCTGGAGTAATTGTTGCTGTAACTGCGAAGTAGACTGTTGAGACTCAACCAATAAAAAGTTAGCAGCGCTTACTTGGGGTTGTAATCCTGGTATTTCAGCCAAACCCTGAAAGAGTTGGTTTCGTGCAGGTGGTAGCCATGCCCAGGTTTGCTGCTGAAACTCCGTATCCTGGAGGGCTGCAATTGCCGCCGCCGCCGCTAGGGTGTTTACAGGCCAAGGGTCACGCCATAGCTGCCATTTAGCTAGGCAGTCGGGATGTGCGATCGCATATCCTAATCGCAGTCCTGGGAGGCTGTAAAATTTGGTTAGCGATCGCAATACTACTAAATTCTTATATTCCTGCACCACCGGAATCAGGCTTTGTTCCTCATTAGGCGGCACAAAATCCATAAATGCTTCATCCACCACAACCAAAGCAAATTGCTCTAGGTAGGGCAAAACAGACTCCCGCGAAAATAGTTTCCCGGTTGGGTTGTGGGGATTATTCAGCAATAGCCCTTTGTCCTTTGTCAATGACAAATCACCAATGACCAATACCTCGGCTTCGCTCAGTACAAGTGACCAATGACCAGTGACAAGTGACAAAGGACACTCCAGCACTTTAGCGTTGTACGACTTCAGGGTTCGGTAGTAGTCGCCAAAGGCTGGAGTTATTAAAATTGTCGCGGCTAATTGGGCTAATTCCCTACCTATGAGAGTGAGTAATTCTGCGGAGCCGTTACCCGGCATAATCCACTCAGGCGGCAATTGATGGAAGTGACTGAGAGCTAGTCTCAGTTCACTATAGTTTGGGTCTGGATAGTGCTTAAGATTACCGATTTGGGACAGTATAGCAGCGATCGCGCTGTTTGGAGGCCCCAACGGGCTGATGCTAGCAGAAAAATCCAGAATAGCATCAGGGGGACAGCCAGCCAGTGCTGCTGCCCAGGCTAAATTTCCCCCGTGTGCAGGTTGCCGCATTAAAAAAGGGTTCCCGAAGACAGAACCTATGCTTTTGGGGGTGCTACCTTTTCTCTAAACAGTTTTCCTGCCGAGAAGGCAGGAACCCTCGTCGCTGGAATTTCCATTTTCTCATTTGTTTTCGGGTTGCGACCTTCGCGGGCTTTACGTTCCCGTGATTCAAAAGAGCCAAATCCCACCAATGTTACCTTATCACCAGAGGAAACCGCTTCAATAATCGTTTCCAAAGCGGCAGTTAAGACTGCATCCGCTTGTTTCTTGGTAACACTAGCTTTTTCAGCTACGGCATCAACTAATTCACCTTTGTTCATGTCAAACTCCTGAAGGTTTACTTGAGATTCTTTACGGATGCACCATGATACATCTGTACTGAAATCTTTGTTTGCGAAAATACAAAAATCATCCTTTGGGAGTAGCTTTACTCAAAACGGCTGTACATCCCATCGGCTCGACTTTTCAATGAATCATTCTAAGGTGTTGTAGCCTGATGTGGATAGATGAAACCATTAATTTATATAGATTTCAGGATTTTTTGTAATTTTAGGGTACTTGTTTCCCTAAAAACCACCCAAAAAGTAGGAAAAAATACCTAGTAAAAACCCCTATTGCCAAGAAAACAGGGTGCTGAGGAGGTGGGAAATGGTGAATGTTTGTTGGGATTGATTACCGATGGTGAAGAGTTGTTGCTGAGATTCACCAATATTTATAAAAAATAGTTTGTAGTAAGCACTTTAGTGCTTAAAAAATAAGGGCTTCAGTCCTTCCTTACCCAATGGGAAAGTTAATCGCTCATGGGGGAAGCCCCCAAACGCTCGTTGACTCGCTCTAAGCGTACTCCTACGGAGAAATAAGCTATGCGTAGCGTCTCCAAGAGTTGGCTTTATGTTGCGCTATGCGCTAAAGCGTCTCCCTTTGGGCTACGAGACTCCGAATTCATTCCGAGGCGGGATAGAAACGCAGCGCGAGATTTATTAATGATATGGCTTCGTGTAATTCGACTCATTAGGTTAGTAGTCTGTCAAGAACTAATTGACGGATAGATTCACTGTAGAGACGGCGATTTATCGCGTCTCCTAACCGTTTGTTCACCACCAGAAATTTTCTGTTGCACCCAAACCCGAAAAGCATGGGTAGTAGCAATTTCCCCATTCTTCTTCGCTTCTTGGATAAACCCAGGAATCTCCTTCACCGATACAGGCGCAAAAGTAGGGCTGGTTTCGACTTCTGAGTATTGCCCACCTGCAAGGGTGTAGACTCGCAACATACTGCCGTTATAACGCCAAAATTCCCAGTTCTTTGCAACAAACCTTTTGCCAGTATTGTATCCCTTAATATTACTGTTAAGGCTGAACGTAAGAGAGCGATATGATCGAAACGACTACTAGGGGTAATAGATTATGACTCAAGCCATACCAAAACTAGTAACATTTAAAGATTTTGCAGCGTGGCGACCCGAAGGTGGAAGATATGAATTACATGATGGAGTGATTGTTGAAATGGCACAACCAGTAGGAGACCATGAGGATATTGTCGGGTTTTTGGTTGAAAAAATTGCTATTGAGTACGTTCGTAATGGTCTACCTTATATAATTCCCAAAACTGCGCTGGTAAAACCAACTAATTCGGAATCTGGTTACTCCCCAGATGTGCTATTACTGAATCGCCCTAATTTAATAAATGAGCCGCTATGGAAAAAAGAATCAACTGTAAGCCTTGCAGAATCAATTCCCTTAGTAGTTGAAGTAGTTAGTACCAACTGGGATGATGACTATTACACAAAGCAGGGTAAGTATGAGGGTATTGGAATTCCTGAATACTGGGTTGTAGATTATCTCGGTCTAGGCGCTAAAAAGTTCACTGGCAACCCCAAACAGCCTACTATATCTATTTATCAATTAATCGATGGTGAATACCAAGTTACTCAATTTAGAGGCACTGATCGCATCGTCTCGCCTACTTTCCCAGAATTTAATTTAACCGCCGAACAGATTTTTCAAGCTGGAGGTCTACCAACGTAGCCACAACCATACTTGCTGTTTTACACTACTAAAAAATGTCAGTTAAAGAGGCGTTAATATGACAATCAAAGAAAAACTTATCGAAGAAATTGAATCAGCACCAGATGCACTTTTGACTGAAACACTTAATTTTTTACGTTTTTTCAAAACAAAGCAAACCCAAGTACAACCAACACAACATCAAGTAGAATTTGCTAGTCATAGTACTGTTGATTCCACAGGAAACTCACTTTTAGAACATCTGAAAACTATAGATACTTGGGAAAGTGATGACTTAGAGGAGTGTCTGAACCTAGTAATATCTAGCCGTGGTCAAGCAGAATTTAATGAAGATAATCCTTTTGAATAATGTACCTAATCGTAGGGCTATTTCGTTCTAGACATAAACCGCCCAGAACTAAAGTTCCGGGCTAATAGCCCAACTCCACTAAAGTGGACTAAAGGCCTTTACAGCGCTTCTAGCTATTAGGCAATACAGTTTTTCTACCTGCCCCTCTCCTATCATAGCTTTCAGCTTTGAGGATGTACCTCATAGCTGCCGGAAGTGCTGTATTAGTCGTCTTTAGACGAATGAATGCTATTAGCCTCAGAATTTATTCTGAGGCGGGCTAGATGAGAATGAAATAGCCCTGACCTTCAGCGGATAAAAAAAGTCAGAACATTAGTAGGGAAGCGGTTGGGGGTTAGGTTGGAGAGTAAAGTTGCACATCGCGTAATATAAGTTATTTTCATTCTTCTCTACCCTGTAGCCTACCTCTGCGACTGGCGAGTTCTTTTTCGATTTCATCTTCATCTAATAAATGTTTACCAGAAGCAACAATCCTAGTGCAAATTTGCTGCAAATGTTCGCACAATGGGACTTTATGTGCAGAGTTTTTCAAACCAATAAATTCAACAAAATCTAAAACTTCCTCTTGTTTTTCTTGTGGAAGAGAACGCCACTTTGTTAAGAACTCTTGTTCTGAACTCATTAGTATTTACCCACTACTATTACTTATATTGTGATTGGGTATTTTTATTGTAGAATGACATTTAAACTTAAACCTACTCGTAAAAAAGAAGATCCCCGACTTCTTTAAGAAGTCGGGGATCTGAGCCTTTGACAGATGTAACTTACATGCTCATTATCTTTATTACCTGCCAGGAAGCTTCAACCCTCGACGCTCAAGGATTTGCCGCACTTCTGGGCTGGGAGTGTAATTATAGCCGTAAGAGGAGTTTTCAGAGTCGTCCATGATTTGAGGTGTAAGTAATACAATAACCTCTCTGCGCTCATTCGAGCGGTTTGTCCTTCTAAACAGGGCACCAATAAGGGGAAGATCACCCAAAATAGGAATCTTGGAGACACTTGATCGGTCTTGATCTTGAATGATGCCTGAGAGAATAAGTGTTTGACCATCTCGCAGGCGAATTGTGCCAGAAGTTAGGGAGCGTTCAGAAATTAAAACGATTTCCCCATTACCTGTATCTGCTGTACCTGCTGGAGATTTGACTTGGGGAGCAACTTGTAAAGAAACAAAACCGTTGTCGTCAATCCTGTCTATTGAGACGGCGAGAATTAACCCTACAACCTCTTTTTGTGTGTTTACCTCTTCTCTAGAGCCACCAGGTGTGTCAGTTATAATTCTTTTTACGTCTCCTACAACTTGCTGAGTTAGTTTGACATCCGCAGTTTGGCCTTCTTGCACAATTAAAGTTGGGTCAGTCAAAATCTTGGCGTTACCATTTATAACCTGAGCTTGCAAGCTAGTGAGAAGCCGTTTGGGAAATTGGTACAAAGACGGCAAACTAAATGTAGATGTTGCACGACTACCTGGTGCATACGTACTAGTTTGTCTTCCAGTTATAGGGTCAGTAGTAATCGTTACCGTGTCTGGTGTTCCTGGAGTAAAAGTTGTAAGACCAGGGGTAGTTGGCTCGCTATTTGCTGGAGAAATAGGTTGAAGGAAGGTCGAATTACCTGGAATATCCTGTACAAGTTGACCATCTCGGATAACTCTCAAACCAGAACCTCCATTTGGCACGGTGAACGTACCATTTTGGTTAAGTAAAGGTACTCCTGTAATGGGATTCCTGATAGTAGGCGTCTGAGTCACACTGGTTGCTACTTCAGCGCTAGTAGCTGGTCTGGAACCGCCAAAATTCAGAGATGCTGCACCGCCATCATTTGTAAAGTAATTGTTACCAACCCCAAAGGAAAAGCTGGTGTTGTAGTCCTGAGTGTTATTGAGGTTAACATCAATAATCTTGACATTGACTGCCACTTGACGACGGCGGATATCAAGGGGAATGATTTGAGCGATCGCAATGTCAACTAATTTAGGAAGACCAATCAAAGTAATAGTACTAGTTCGCTCGTCTCCTAATACTTGTAAACCTCTAAGTAAGGGAATTGAGTCAGTAAACTTAATGCGTTGAGCCGTTAGATCCGAGTCTTCAGCTGTATTTGTTTTCTTTCCATCTTCTGTACCGACGACTTCTGTAGTGACCCTAGTTATCTTTGGTTCAGCATTAACGGCGCTCTCTGCTCCCAGGTTAACTAAAACCCTTAATATTTCTTTTACTTTGGCTTGGTTAATTCTCAGGTTCCGTATCACTACATCACGAGTTGAATTAGGCAGTTTAGGTGCTACAAAAATCGTCCGCCCACTGCGGTTAGCTTCTAAACCACTCAGGCGCAAAACGTAGTTAAATACATCTTGCACTGGCTCATTTTCTATATCTAGGGATACTTTGTCATAAGTTTGCTTTTCAGTAGCACCAGCACCCTCAGATAAAGTTACACTAGGCCCCTTACCGTCTTCTCCACCTCCTGCATAAGCCAGGTTCATACCAGCAGCACGCGCAAGTAATGACAAAACCTCACGCACCGGCGCATCTCGCAACACTAAACGGGGTACACGTTCTTGAGTTCCTAAGTCAATGGTAGTAGGAGAAGCATCAGTATTAGAAATAGCAATATCTCCCACCGGTGGGGCGATCGCTCTAGGTAAGAAAGGTGGAGCCTGACTCACAGGTTGACCTGGCCCAGCAGCTTGTGCAGGTTGTCCGTCAATGGTGATTTGCGGGTTAGGAACGAGAACACCTGAATTTTGACCAGGTTGGGCTGGAGGCGTAGCAGGCGGTGCTGTGAAAGTTTGCGCTGTTTGTGTTGGTGTTGATGCTATAGTGCCAGCCGATGGGCTAAAGCTGAGTGTAATTCCATTTTGCGATCGCACCACAGGTTGACTGTTAGGTGTATTATTGCTGCCCGTTACCGTCACCCGAATGCTATTGGCATCAAGCTGATTAACCTCAACAGATGCAATTCCTGGTGCTGGACTATCTTGACGAAAGCTATTACCTTGTGGTAATCGTAATTGAGCATTGATAATATCTGCGACTAAAGCCTTGCCTCTTTTTGTAGTGAAAACTTGGGGGCGCGACCCAGAAGAAGTTTTCAAAGCAACGCTAATTCCACCATTAACTGGATTTAACTGGACATCAGTAATTTGACTAATTTGTGCCCAAACTGGTTGAGCTGCCAAAAATACAAAAGCGGTAGTACCTAATATAAAACTATTACCGTGAAGCTGTTTCACAGTTCATTCCTCACTTTATAAAACCTTGTTTACAAACAATTGTGAATAGTTAGGAGTTAGGAGTGAATAGTTAGGAGTTAGGAGTGAATAGTTAGGAGTTAGGAGTGAATAGTTAGGAGTTAGGAGTGAATAGTTAGGAATGATAATTTGTAATTCTTAACTCTTAACTCGCAATTCCTAACTTCTAACTCCTAACTCTTAACTCGCAATTCCTAACTCTTAACTCGCAATTCCTAACTCTTAACTCGCAATTCCTAACTCCTAACTCCTAACTCCTAACTCGCAATTCCTAACTACTTTTTCGGAGCAGTTTTAGCTGCGGCTGCGGCTGCTGCGGCTATTTCTTCTGGACTAAGTGGCATCAATACCTGTAACTGGAATGATGTATTAATCGCTGCTGGCCCTACCTGCATGGGTGTTTTATCCAATGGGGATATTGACTCTACTGGAGCCAAAGTTGCTTGATAATCTTTAACTATTAACAAAGGCTGTAAACGCTCAATGTTACGAATTATCGATTGTGTTTGCTCATAAGTTCCTGTAATTTCGGCATTGATATTGCTGCGTTGCAGCTTACCGTCAACCTTTAGCCCTAGAGTTCCATCGGTAACCGGTTCTGGTTTTTGGGAAACTGGCACAAATTTTTTCAGTTTGGCTCTCACTGTATTAACAGAAGTTGGAGTATTGCCAGACTCAACTAAGCGGTTCACATCCAATAGCAATGTATCTAAGCTTTTTTCGTTAGCGAATAAACCTAAAACCTGAACTTTTTGCTGTTTTGCCTGTGCTAGCTCGTCTTTAACTTTGCCAATTTCTTTGATACTGGCTTTTTTTTGCTCAACTTGCCCTTGCAATTCAGAGCTTTTGGCTTGCTGTTGCTGATAGCTTTCCAAAGCTGGCATCAGCAGGTTTAACAATATATAACCTGCTCCTGCTAAACCAATTACCCCCACTATGATGCCAATAATTTTTGGTGTGAAGGCAATACCAAATAGCACGGGGGATGCTGGCGTTGCCTGATCGAATTCCCCACCTTGTTCGCCAAAATTTAAATCATCACTCAGCGTCATTTTAAAATGACTCCT contains:
- a CDS encoding dihydrolipoyl dehydrogenase family protein → MTVDYDVVIIGGSLAGYYAALAATQLHATVALVEPKVDYGFTNHHALTEIGKLAQKLNDAASFGIHATHTDTSEECHISMAWQEAMLYAQCVASNLKEQHSPAILAAQGVDVIVGSGQFQSSPQLAFAVNNRLLRARTYLLASGSRPEIPDIEGLQATGYLTLSNIWQSLQRGKLPQDWVIIGGIPQSIEIAQTLARFGCSVTLVVKHPYVLPNIDPEIAILLQAQLEVEGVRVLTDKPVTQVRLIEDKKWIQAGDKAIETDEILVATGQQPNLESLNLATVNVKWHRRSLVVNDKLQTTNHRIYACGDVIGGYDFANIANYEAKIALNNALFFPRLQVDYRFIPWAMFSVPMVAQVGLTEAQAKRQFGRDEVLVLRQYFKTVAAAQLRDETTGMCKLIVLRNGKILGAAILGAEAGELINLIALAISQKIKVKDLANLSPVYPSFSEILEQAAREWSKQRLNSNIALQEFLEGVFHFRRNWNL
- the cobD gene encoding threonine-phosphate decarboxylase CobD, with the translated sequence MRQPAHGGNLAWAAALAGCPPDAILDFSASISPLGPPNSAIAAILSQIGNLKHYPDPNYSELRLALSHFHQLPPEWIMPGNGSAELLTLIGRELAQLAATILITPAFGDYYRTLKSYNAKVLECPLSLVTGHWSLVLSEAEVLVIGDLSLTKDKGLLLNNPHNPTGKLFSRESVLPYLEQFALVVVDEAFMDFVPPNEEQSLIPVVQEYKNLVVLRSLTKFYSLPGLRLGYAIAHPDCLAKWQLWRDPWPVNTLAAAAAIAALQDTEFQQQTWAWLPPARNQLFQGLAEIPGLQPQVSAANFLLVESQQSTSQLQQQLLQHHQILIRDCLSFKELGDRFFRVAVRSDSDNQRLLTALKES
- a CDS encoding HU family DNA-binding protein gives rise to the protein MNKGELVDAVAEKASVTKKQADAVLTAALETIIEAVSSGDKVTLVGFGSFESRERKAREGRNPKTNEKMEIPATRVPAFSAGKLFREKVAPPKA
- a CDS encoding Uma2 family endonuclease; the protein is MTQAIPKLVTFKDFAAWRPEGGRYELHDGVIVEMAQPVGDHEDIVGFLVEKIAIEYVRNGLPYIIPKTALVKPTNSESGYSPDVLLLNRPNLINEPLWKKESTVSLAESIPLVVEVVSTNWDDDYYTKQGKYEGIGIPEYWVVDYLGLGAKKFTGNPKQPTISIYQLIDGEYQVTQFRGTDRIVSPTFPEFNLTAEQIFQAGGLPT
- a CDS encoding DUF2281 domain-containing protein; translated protein: MTIKEKLIEEIESAPDALLTETLNFLRFFKTKQTQVQPTQHQVEFASHSTVDSTGNSLLEHLKTIDTWESDDLEECLNLVISSRGQAEFNEDNPFE
- a CDS encoding type IV pilus secretin family protein, yielding MKQLHGNSFILGTTAFVFLAAQPVWAQISQITDVQLNPVNGGISVALKTSSGSRPQVFTTKRGKALVADIINAQLRLPQGNSFRQDSPAPGIASVEVNQLDANSIRVTVTGSNNTPNSQPVVRSQNGITLSFSPSAGTIASTPTQTAQTFTAPPATPPAQPGQNSGVLVPNPQITIDGQPAQAAGPGQPVSQAPPFLPRAIAPPVGDIAISNTDASPTTIDLGTQERVPRLVLRDAPVREVLSLLARAAGMNLAYAGGGEDGKGPSVTLSEGAGATEKQTYDKVSLDIENEPVQDVFNYVLRLSGLEANRSGRTIFVAPKLPNSTRDVVIRNLRINQAKVKEILRVLVNLGAESAVNAEPKITRVTTEVVGTEDGKKTNTAEDSDLTAQRIKFTDSIPLLRGLQVLGDERTSTITLIGLPKLVDIAIAQIIPLDIRRRQVAVNVKIIDVNLNNTQDYNTSFSFGVGNNYFTNDGGAASLNFGGSRPATSAEVATSVTQTPTIRNPITGVPLLNQNGTFTVPNGGSGLRVIRDGQLVQDIPGNSTFLQPISPANSEPTTPGLTTFTPGTPDTVTITTDPITGRQTSTYAPGSRATSTFSLPSLYQFPKRLLTSLQAQVINGNAKILTDPTLIVQEGQTADVKLTQQVVGDVKRIITDTPGGSREEVNTQKEVVGLILAVSIDRIDDNGFVSLQVAPQVKSPAGTADTGNGEIVLISERSLTSGTIRLRDGQTLILSGIIQDQDRSSVSKIPILGDLPLIGALFRRTNRSNERREVIVLLTPQIMDDSENSSYGYNYTPSPEVRQILERRGLKLPGR
- a CDS encoding pilus assembly protein PilO; its protein translation is MTLSDDLNFGEQGGEFDQATPASPVLFGIAFTPKIIGIIVGVIGLAGAGYILLNLLMPALESYQQQQAKSSELQGQVEQKKASIKEIGKVKDELAQAKQQKVQVLGLFANEKSLDTLLLDVNRLVESGNTPTSVNTVRAKLKKFVPVSQKPEPVTDGTLGLKVDGKLQRSNINAEITGTYEQTQSIIRNIERLQPLLIVKDYQATLAPVESISPLDKTPMQVGPAAINTSFQLQVLMPLSPEEIAAAAAAAAKTAPKK